In Topomyia yanbarensis strain Yona2022 chromosome 2, ASM3024719v1, whole genome shotgun sequence, one DNA window encodes the following:
- the LOC131681651 gene encoding elongation of very long chain fatty acids protein AAEL008004-like: MALVLKSLYWGYELFFYEDQDPRSAQYVLLNPPWLPVVIIGAYLYFVLNLGPKLMANRKPFVLKRLILVYNLVQVMSNAVLCFLGVKLAIEVRMSLKCQPVDYSTSSTALRELQLVYYYYLLKVADLLDTVFFVLRKKQTHVSFLHVYHHTGVLLGAYIYARFIPGGHALMLGLWNTFVHTVMYFYFFLTVHRPELTRNANWKKYITILQMVQFAYLTFHFAQPIVFGYECGIHRFWLWMPTIQNVFMMILFSDFYRRTYGGKRKSVSPPPVRVAVNSHLNSHIRINK; encoded by the exons ATGGCACTGGTGCTGAAGTCGCTATACTGGGGCTACGAGCTGTTTTTCTACGAGGATCAAG ACCCGCGAAGTGCTCAGTACGTTCTGCTGAACCCGCCGTGGTTGCCGGTGGTCATTATCGGCGCATACCTGTACTTTGTTCTGAATCTCGGGCCCAAGTTAATGGCCAACCGTAAACCGTTCGTTCTGAAACGATTAATCCTGGTGTACAATTTGGTTCAGGTTATGTCAAATGCTGTGCTCTGTTTTCTG GGAGTTAAACTAGCCATCGAAGtgcgaatgtctctcaaatgtCAACCAGTTGACTATTCCACCAGCTCTACCGCTTTGCGGGAGCTTCAATTGGTGTATTACTACTACCTATTGAAGGTTGCCGATTTATTGGATACA GTATTCTTCGTTCTTCGCAAAAAGCAAACTCACGTTTCCTTCCTGCACGTCTACCACCACACCGGAGTGCTGCTGGGTGCGTACATATACGCCCGTTTCATTCCCGGAGGGCACGCCTTAATGCTCGGGCTTTGGAACACCTTCGTGCACACCGTGATGTACTTCTATTTCTTCCTAACGGTGCATCGACCGGAGCTGACGAGGAACGCCAACTGGAAAAAATACATTACCATCCTGCAGATGGTTCAGTTTGCCTATCTGACGTTTCACTTCGCGCAACCGATAGTGTTCGGCTACGAATGCGGGATCCACCGGTTTTGGCTTTGGATGCCAACGATCCAAaatgtcttcatgatgatactGTTCTCGGACTTTTACCGTCGGACGTACGGAGGCAAACGAAAAAGTGTTTCACCGCCACCGGTTAGAGTTGCTGTCAATAGTCACCTAAACAGTCACATTAGAATTAATAAATAG